A segment of the Rattus rattus isolate New Zealand chromosome 4, Rrattus_CSIRO_v1, whole genome shotgun sequence genome:
TGGATAGAACCTGTATCTTCTGGATCAGAATGGCGAACAGATGACTTAGTTTTGAGAAAATCTTCTGAACCTGGACCTCAAAGTCCCATTCAACTACTGGGGAGTTGTTAGTAACAttgaatttcctctttctttaataTTGTCAATAAGATAGGATCTACCTTTTATCTACAAAAAGTTACATAgtattgggttttgtttggctttcttttttcaatCGTTGCTCCCTCTTTACAACCACACCGTTACAATACTGAATGAGCCTCAGGCTCCCATCCTTGACAACACCATGTTCTTGCCCTTTTTTATGTTCACTTTAAAGACATGGCCTTActgtatagactaggctggctctaacctcacagagatccacctgcctccgccttctgtgtgctgggattgaaggcgtgccACCAtcctttatttcatgtgtatgcatgtttttgcctgcatgtatgtcggTGTGTTTGGTGCCCGAGGCAGAAGAGGTCATGAATCccttagaattggagttacatatggttgggagccaccatgtgggtgctgggaaccaaccgtGGGTCCTCTAATAGCTCAACCATCTCTCGAGCCCTTAATCCCCGTTGACATTCATCTGGTAATGAGCAGCTGGCGTTCTGAGTGGACTAGTTTCTTAGTGTGTGTCAACATGACACACCAATCCCTCGGGTACTTCCTTGCAGAGTCCCACTGTAGTGATGTGTAGAAATAAAGTCTCCTGCCCATAAGCCAAAGGTGTAGAAGGATAAAGGCGGTGGCGACTCCTTCAAGTGCTGTTAATGGCATTGTCCTAGGCTAGAGCATAAAAAGGCACTGTGCAAGAATGTGGCAACGTGAGTAAATTCTGCGATACTTAAACAAGTGAAATAGCTGAGATGAAAAATGAACCCTTTCTAGGCTCGACTGTTTACCCAACTTGTGCTAATACTTTGTAAATCTCAAAGCGCCTCCTAGCGGCTACTGGGAACGCCCATATATTAATTGTACTGATAAGGGAACCCGAGGTAAGGAATTCAAAGGCTCACAGAGTAGGAGACACATTTTTATTTCCCCAAATCCTCCACAAATAACCGCCACCCAAGTGTGAGCGCCAAGACGGTCCCTCGAGACTCCGGGGATAAAAACATCACAGCAGCAAGGCTGTCCACTTCCGCAGAGCCCGTGCCGGAAGTGTGGCGTTGGCTCTGTAGTAGAAGCTGCAGGTGCATTGTGGGAAGCCTTTAACTCGTTCACAGGCGGCCGGGTTCGAGGCGCTACATCCTAACCGAAAAAGGCTGGATCTAGACGGGTGTCAGACTCTAGAAAACCTAGAAGGAATGTGACGGAAACTGGAGGGGTTTTTGCTGGAATCAGGGCTAGCAAGACCATTTCTCAGAATCTCACAGCCGCTAAGGAATCTCAGGCCGCCTGAGTCCTCCAGCGTGAGCGAGAGTCCCGTCTCTATGATCAAGGAGACATAGAGGCGGGCCTCTCTACCGTGCTTGGTGAGACTGCGCATGAGCAGTAGCTGAAGCACCGGAAAAATGGCGGAGGAAGGGTGAGTGTGTTGGTCTTTGAATCTTTCTAGTGGGGCTTTGAGAATCCGATGCCATCCCTTCTGTTTGTACTTTGGTACTACAAAAGGATACTGTGGGctgtggaaagaaaataaaaaggttcCATATTACGCAGTAAAGATGGGGACTGAAATAGCGTAGGGCTCCGCGACGGTGGATAGGACATCTGGGGCGACTTTTCATGCAGCGAGGGAAGGAACTGAGGGGAGAGTGACTGGAGAGTGCCAGAGTTTGGTTCACTCACCTTGGCTATCGTAATAACGTTTTCACAGTTTCGTACACATAGTGTTATTTTGATCGTATCCCCTCCCCCTACcatccctttttttttccccctctgtcttcCACCAAGCTCTTTCTCCCCAAGTCTCCCTCCTACTTTCATGTGTCTCCCCCACCTCACCCTAGCTTGACTAACTACTCTTCTTGGTGGATCTGTAACAGCCCCAACCCTTTGCGGGTTTTACTAGTGTTTCCTTGCCGCTAGTGACTGTGATAGGCTATAGTAAGCTCTGCCGACCAAAACGAACCCAGAGACCAAAGGTTTTTGGGGACAAGTATTACAGGTTCATGGTGAAGACTGATCAGAAACCATAGGTCCCAGGAAGACCAGGATCTCGACTTGGTTTGGAAAGCCTTGAATGTTGGTTTAGTAATTTTTGTTGATGTCAATTTTTCTTtatcagggaaagaaaaaagatcccTTTGGTTCCAGAAAATCTCCTGAAAAAGAGGAAGGCTTATCAAGCCCTCAAAGCTACTCAGGCAAAGCAGGCTCTTTTGGCAAAGAGAGAGGTAAGTCTGGGAGCAAGGGAAGAGGGATATTAGGATTTGAGGTGGATGGATTTTACTAGAGGATGTTTGTTGAACTAGATTTGTTAGCAGATCCCTCACTGGTTTCTCCCATATAGCAAAGATTTACCCTACATCTTTCTGTGAGCAAAATGCTAGAATGGTGTTTAAGGGAAAAGTGAAGACATTTTCTAAATTCATATTAAGTGGTAAAACACCAAATTTGGGAGAAAAAAGTTCtcgttggttttttttgtttgcttcttagaCAGGGTCTGTATATACGGTTTGGAATGCTAACAGATCAGTCTAATTCGACCTCTGCAATGCTGAGATTAAACTGCCAACTGAACTGTGGGACACTTAGAATTTCTGCATTCTGAaaggttgagacaggagaatggagagTTTGGCTGTACAGTGAGAACCCGTCTCAAACCAAAAGTATCTTAacagtttttaaagtttatttagagtctgtgtatgtgtggattcTGCACATAGTATATACAAGATTTTtgaatgaaaagagaagaaaaccctCTGTATTTAATGATTCCTAATCTAGTGTTGGGTTTCATACACACTTGTTTTAAATGTTACCAGCATATAAACTCATACCACAAAGTTTTCTTCATAACGTCTTAAGCTTTCTCAGTTCCACCTTGGCTTCCTCGTATGTCCCTTGTGTAGAGTTCTGCCCCCCTTGGCAGAACATGGGAGAGATGAGCTCTCTTTTTAATGGCTCCTGGGTTAATTGTGGAAGGGAAGAGATGGTGATATTTGTCTTCTCTACcttagagaaaagggaaagaattcCGGTTTAGACGACTAGAATCTTTCGTGCATGATTCCTGGCGGCAGCAACGTGACAAGGTGCGTGTCCGGCGACTAGAAGTGAAGCCGCGCGCTTTGGAGGTCCCTGATAAACACTCCTTGGCCTTCGTTATACGCATGGAAAGGTACAGTACCAGTGTGTTTCAGGGTCCTGGGGGCAGGTGAGCTTTTGGTTCAACTTTGATGTCTCTGTAGGGAGATAGAGCCTAACCTGTTACAGTAGATTGTGTAGGACGGAGTTAGGACCACAGGTGACATAAGTTCAGTGACGCAGACACTCAGGGCGAAGGTGGGGCTCTTACCCTCTCTAAAGTAGGAACCACAGCTTGACACAAGACAGGAAAGTAGGCCAggcttaaccccagcactgaagcacagagagagGACACACATGAAGAGTTTAGTATCGCTCATGGACATATGTCCTGTGAAGGTACAAGGTATGGTGCTGGGAAGCCATGTCCACACTTAGCAGACTTCACATCTGTCCTCACTCAAATACAGCTGTGTGCCTCTTGGTGTAAAACCTCTGTGTTTAAAACTCTGAGCTCTGCTCTCTTCAAGCTTCCCTGGTTCTGATGTCAGACTCAGATCTGCTGTGACTATGTTCCCTGCTTTTACTGCCTACCTACTGAAGCAATCTGGCTCCCTCGGGTAGACATACTTGACCATATAGCCTAGCATCCCCCCCAATCCATCAGGAACTGTATCCTGTAGCACCCAGGGATTGCTCCACAAAGTGGGCCGTGGTCTGTTTCCAGCCTGCCTCCCactgctctgagctctgaggtGAATTCTTGTGTCCCGTAGCAGTCTTGGTGTCAGAGCTGCTTGCAAGCAGACCAGCGTAGACTGAGCTCAGACACCTGCCTGTTGGTTTCAGGATTGAAGGAGTGAGTTTATTGGTAAAGAGCACCATCAGGAAACTTGGCCTGAAGAAGTTGTTCAGTGGCGTCTTTGTCGAGGTCACCCCTCAGAGCATGAGAATGCTGCGCACAGTAGAGCCTTATGTGACCTGGGGGTAAGTACCGTTTTCCCACGTGAATCACCTCGTTCTTTGAGTGTGTAAGACACACAGGGTATTGTTTTCCAAGGTTCATGCTGTGTGTTGGCCATTTTGCTGTGGCCAGTCACCAGAAATAAAGAACCTTAGAACCTGGGAGGGCCAGTGATGCTGATGATGCCCCAAGTGTTTGGGACTTATTCGGTTGTCGGTTAAGAGAAGGTAAAATGAATGACACAGAGATTAGTGGTTGAAGCCACCGTGGTAGTGATCGTCGTcaagtgtggtggctcacacctacatcccagcacttggaggctgaggcagggaggttGCTGTGGATCCCAGGCCAGACTGAGCCATTCTGCTGCAAGAtgttctcaaagaaagaaaaacacattttagaaCTGAGCATGGTGTCTTGGGCCTCCCATCCTTGTGCACCAAAGGACAGACATGAAGAAGTTTAGTATCGCTCATGGACATATGTCCTGTGAAGATACAAGATATGGTGCTGGGAAGCCGTGTCCACACTTAGCAGGCTTCATAGCTGTCCTCACTCAAATACAGCTGTGTACCTCTTGGTGTAAAacctctgaggcaggaggattgctgcaagtttgaggccagcataagACCTGATCTCAAAAAATGCCTAAGTTTCTAATTTTAAGTCTGTGCTGGGCTTTTCAGTTGGCTCACCTCAGACTCCTGTATAGATAGCTCAGGACCCTCCGGCCTCTGTCTCaggagctggaattgcaggcttGAGCCACTGTGCTTTTCATTCTTCCTCACAGTTGTCACTCAGTAGTCCACGCCCTGCCTGTGGGAGGTCTGGGTCGGAGAGGCTGACACCTCTTCTCAGCTTGTTCTTAATGGCCAGTGTCTCTGTTGGGCCTTGTGTAGATTTCCAAATCTGAAGTCTGTCCGAGAACTCATCTTGAAGCGTGGACAAGCAAAGATTAACAATAAGACTGTCCCTCTGACCGACAACACAGTGATTGAGGAGCACTTGGGTGAGTGCTGCAGCATGGGGGTttggtggctgctgggatttgggACCGGGGTCTGTTCCTCACCTTACAGGCCCAGCTTTTTTCCTGTATACTGGCTAGGTAGTGAACAAGGGGACTATACCCTCTTGTTTTTCAGGGCAGTTTGGTGTCATTTGCCTGGAAGACCTCATCCATGAAATTGCCTTCCCTGGGAAGCATTTCCAGCAGATCTCTGCATTCTTGTGCCCTTTCCACCTCTCTGTGGCCCGTCATGCTACCAAGAATAGAGTGGGCTTCCTCAAGGAGATGGGCTCGCCTGGCTACCGGGGTGACCGCATCAACCAGCTCATCCGGCAGCTCAACTAGAGCAGGAGCAGGTGAGACCGGTGTGTGCCACAGTACAGCCAGTGCTCCTGTTGCCAAAGACTTTGAGAGGGGCTGCGGACGGGGTGTGTGGGAGCGAGGAACAGACTGCACACAGTCAGTGCTGGGTCGGAGCTGGTGGCCGGTGCTCTACTGCTCTACTCTAGAcacctttttctttgttctgtcttctCCTAAGATCCCCAGGCGGCTCTGTTCTCTGCTTGAGACTCTGACTGGacagctcatctcttgcagatgaTAAGAACAACTCTATTTTACATATCAGTCCAGATGTTGACTCCAGGTTTCCAGAGTCAGCACCCATAACCCCAGCtccttaattcttaggagacagcaaatggccttttttttttttttttttttttttttttcttttcaaaagagtTCAGAGGTCTGCCCCCTTCTTTTAAACACATACAATAAGCCTGCTGGGGGGATCCCATCACCATTTCAACCACTGCTGGGCCCAACCTTGCTCTGTCTCCAGCAGACCCTGGACTTAGGAACCTGTCAGCTTTTGTCATCGTAAACAGTGGCAACAACAAAaccttagctgggtggggtctgtGACCATCACTCCCTACATTTGTCCCCTTCTTTACTGTCTTTCTCACAAGTTAGCTTACAGTAGAGCTGCTTTTGTACCCTTAGGTTTGATAGGCCCCTCCTGTAATTCATACTGCATCTTTACTTCTtgagaaattatgttttttttttttaaagatttgttattttatgGGTATACTACTGCACATTCATTGACCTGCTTTCCTTTGACTGTGGGAGCAGTGTTAATTCTTATGTGCTATACTAATAGTTGAAGGTTCATTAGCAGAGTAACTGCATATAGTAATTCTGCCAGTCCCcttcagacaaaaagaaaaagagtatacTATATCCatccttagacacaccagaagagggcatcggattctattacagatggttgtgagccaccgtgtggttgctgagaattgaactcaggacctctagaagagcagtcaatgctcttaacagccgagccatctctccagccttaaatTAACATATATTTGAACCATGTTTTTAGAGTCCTTATCCACAACCTTCAGGCTGACCTGAAGATCAGgacattttgctgagacattaacCACACCTTCACCTCCCAGACTCACGCTGTCTCAGATTaccatggagtcattaatgttaacCGAGAGGACGTTCCTGAGGAGTATAAATTATTATACAGACATTTATGCAAACAGGTCTTTCGCCAATAGTGACCACCCACGCTTGTGGAAGCCCACACCTGCCGCTCTGTCTCAGAGACAGGAGccatgtcattctgtccccaccGAGGCCGTGCCAGACCCAGCACTCTCCTTCATTGGTTCTGAGAATCTTTATTGGGTAGTCTTCATGGCAAGAAGTCTTACTtaatgagccatcttgtcagcaccatgtctgacttcTGGTGGGCTGTGCTGTCACCTAGAAGTCCCTGTGAGCTGGAGGTACAGTTGTTAGCTAAGGATGCACGCTCTTAGACCTAGTACTGCAAGGAGAGAGGTTGTGTGTGCCGGAATTTGAGAGTCCTCGGAAGACAGGAACACGCGTGTTGACCTGTTGGGACAGACCCTAATGCAGCTCTGACTGCTAGGTCACAGGCTAGAAAACGTCTGTGTTGCTGTGGACATTTAGCCTCCAGTGGAGAAGAAATCAATCAGCTGATTTCAGGAGGGCTGAAGAGCAGTTAGCTGGTTTGTTGAAGGGGTCAGCCTGGAACAGTACGCCGCTGTTGTTGCTCTGTCCCAGACTGCCATTGGTTTGGTGACACAactgtgttttccttccttaGGTTTTTCCAAAAGCATGAATTGGAAATGCTTTTGTTTGTATAAAATTACCAAGTATCTTCAGAGaagattattttctgccttcaaaaactgaaggaaagggccAGGAGAACCCCAGTAGGGTGTGCGAGCATCGAAGACATGGAACAGGACGATTGTTCTCCGGTTGGCTGCCCGTCTCTGAGATCCACACAAGCTGTGGAGGAAAGAAatgccctgccttccttctgtcttgGTGTTTAATGTTGGGTGAGCGACTAGCCCAAGTATCCTCCCACGCCCTCCAAGACTCTTAAAGCAGTGGGGCAGACCAAGGGGCACACTTGAATCTGGATGAAGAGGGtcttggttttactttttatttttgtcagagAGATGGTTGGTTTGTTCAATACAACATCttcctgtgtggccctggctagccttaaactccaCAGCAGCCCTGCCTCCGCCCCGccctgacacccccaccccacccccagctgctgGTGTATAAGCCTGGGGGCTTGTTCCTCAGGCAGAAAGGCAGCTAGAAAGGTGACAAAGGTGGTGCTCAGTCTTACGTGAGGCCATGTTCCAACCGCTTTGGGACCTCTGGGGCTTGCTGCCCTTGATCAGTGTAACAGCATTTGTACCCTGACCTGCAGCGACAGTCCTTTCCTGTAGCTCAGGATTTAGAAAAGCACAAGCATAAATCCATACATTGTGCTTGGAACTCCACGACAGTGACACACACCCTCTTGTCTTTTGTGAGGACAGCCTGCTTTTCTATGCACATTGGTCTGTGAAGCTAGTCTTGTTCTGTGCTACAGGAGGGGACTGAAGCTCAACCACTTGTTTTCAACTACGAAATAGTGTTTAGCTGGGcctgatggcacacacctttagtcacagcacttgagaggcagaggcaggcagatctcctgagttcaaggccaggcaagcctgttctacagagttccaggatacccggggctacacacagagaaaatgttaaagacCAACAAAAACCAATGATATGAAAGACTGTTGTTTTTAAACTGCCCATACCCAGGAAACGCCCCCTAAACTTCGCCCTTGGCTTAAGGATTCCCGTCTTGCCTTTCCTTAAAACCCACATGAGTCCACATTCCTAACACATGCTTCCCTGGGCTTGCCTGTAACCCTGACTTCATGGGGCCTTGGGATATCAGTGGTAACTGTTGTAGGGCATTGGGAAATGAGGTGACCAAAAATGCATTGCAGTCTTGGAGAAACAGTCACAGCTGTTTAACACTCTGGGACATGAGTCCTGGATCTTACTAAGTTGGGGAGCACTGCAGTGTTGGGGGTGCTTGTCTGCTGTGTGAGAGCCCCTGGATGAGCTGAGCCAAGTCTTCCATTTCTAGTTGCTCAGAGTTTAAAGCAAGGGCTTTTTCTATAtagtaaaagatttttaaaatttatttttgtgtgtgagtatatgccatCAGTGTGGGTCCCACAGTAGCCAGAAACTGTCCCCATGTCTTGGAGCTAGATATACTGACAAGTGAAGGTTCCTGTGGAGGCTGGGGCCGATTCTAGGCCTTCTGCAGAAGCAAGTCCGCTTAGCATGTGCCTTCGGGCCCCAAAGGTAATTAAAGTGGTTATTGTAAGCTTGGTGATGCTTGCCAGGTGGACCACAAATTCAAAGGTAGCTTGGGTTACATAGACTGTCAAAAACAAGTGGTGTTGCCCCCTAACAATGAGTTGACATCCCCAAAACAAGATGTTCTGCTGTCCATATTGCTGGTTATCAGCCAGGTGTATTAGCTACTTAACTACATGGATAGACATTCCTGCAGCTAGCATGCTGCCTGCCATTTGGGTTTTATAGAATATGGAGAAACAGCCACTGAGCCTGTCTGAAAGACTACTGGGAAGTTTGGTGTGGTGTCAAGGTGCAGGCAGACACAGATCCATGTAATAAAGGCCTATCAGACACTGTCCCCAAAATCAGACTTTAGAGGGCCCAAGGTCAGCTCTGGTTAAAAGCTGTTCACCCAGCCCCAAAGCATCTGACTCGTAGTACAGGGTTTCACAAGTCTTCTGATGTGGGGGAGTGTAAGGGCGACtcaggttaaaagcactgatgcTCCTTCAGAAATCCTGTGTTTAATTCCAAACAACTCTTTTCAgccttggagatggctcagtgggtaaggcatcTGCTGCCAAACCAGAGCTTAACTGGGATGTCTAGTGCATGATGGGAGGAGAAAGCCTATGAGGGACACCAATTCTCAGATTGCCTCTGCTCGCACTACCTGACTTAGCTGTTCCAACAATCAGGATCTAAAAGATTTATGtgtagaagtacactgtagctgtcctcagacatcagaagagggcatcagatccctcttacagctggttgtgagttATGtgttttgctgggaattgaactgcaaaagcagtcagtgcgccttttttttttttttttttttttaagatttattttatgtatgtaagtgcactgtctctgtcttcagacacaccagaagagggcatcagatctcattacagatggctgtgagccaccatgtggttgctgggaatcaaactcaggacctctggaagagcgagcGGTcggcgctcttaacctctgagccatctctccagccccagtgctctttttttaattggttattttatttaacatttcaagtgttatccccttaaCCGCGCGcgcgcgggcacacacacacacacacacacacacacacacacacacacacacacacacacagagcctcctAGCTTATACTCCAACGCCCTGCTcccatgagggtgctcacccgCCCACTGCCCTgccattcttctacactggggcatcgagcctttacaggaccaagggcttctcccattgatgcccaacaaggccatcctctgctacatgtgcagctggagccatgggttgctccgggtgtactctggttggtcgtttagtccttgggagcgcTGGGGTGCCTAGTTcgttggtattgtttttatggggttgtaaatcccttcagctccttccgtcCACTGGAGACCCTGTTCTGTCCAGTGGTTgcctgtgagcatttgcctctgtatttgtcaggctctatcAGGAGatggcagtcagtgctcttaaccactgagccctcaaCTCCGCCCCCACGCCTCCGTGATACAGGAGTTCTATGCATCATTCCGGGAAGTAACTTTTTCATCAAACCCAAACGACTGCAAAATtagaaatgctttttatttttttcttttctttttttcggagctggggaccgaacccagggccttgtgcttgctaggcaagcgctctaccactgagctaaatccccaacgcttTTTAGATATGTTTCACTTTATCAGTATTATTAGAATAAGCTGACCCAGGAGGTCGTGCTCTGTTACTGTGACTAGGGAAACTTGTTTCAGTTACACAAATGGACTAGAACACAGTATAAAGTTGAGGTTCACCGTCCAAAACCAAAATTACTGGGCAACACTGAATCCCCCAGGAATACTGGGTCTGCTTGAGACAGATCGTGGCAGATGCAGAAAGATGAGTAAAGGTGGCATGTGTCCAGACTCTCAAGTTCGTGTAGGATCCTGTCACGCCCTCCGGATCTCAGTTGCGGAAACACCTCGAGCCTCAGGAATCCCTTGGGCCTCCATGGAGTTGGGCGGCTGGGCTGCCCCGGGCCGGCTCCTCGATGGTCGAAGGCTGCGTCCTCGAGTCTAGGGCGGCAGTGCGGGATAAGGCGGCTGAGCCCGCGTCTTCCCAGGGCTTGGACTTCCGTGGGAGCAGAGACACCGTGGGTTCACCGTGGGTCGCAGTGATGTGGCGTTTCTCCAGGCCTGGGAGCTCCTGGCCCTTCTGGACCAGATGCAGGAGCTCCGCCAGGGGCACCGAGGCAGGAGCCGGATCCGCAGACGAAAGTGCTCCGCTCCGGCTGCAGACACCGCCAGGCACGTCCATGTCCTGCCACCAGCTCACTCCCGGAACCGGGCCACAAGCACTTCCGGGTGGCGTGGGAGCAACCACCTTaatggaaaggagaggggaggcctCACACCATATCAAGGAGCCCAGGGTAGACCCCCAGAACCCGAGCTATTTGTGCAGAAGCTGAAGCCTCCGTTAACCTCCAGGTCTCATTCTGCAACGTGAAATATATTTGGGGTGTGGGGGCAATGAACGAGCCAAAAGGTTTTGCACCCACTGAGACAAGTGTGAGGAGGCGAGGCTGTAAAAAAGCACCTCCCTTCGGCACTTGCATGCGCACGCAGAATGTGCGCAAGACggtctttgtttttgagattaagTTTGGCACTAAGGTCCAGACTGATTGTTCGCTTTCCCCAAGCATGCCGCTCTTCACATCTGTTAATTGTGGTACTAAGGATCCAATCCCTGGgcggaggtgggggaggggtgctgttGTTTGGGACTTGGTTGTCCGGTTTGGTTTTGAGGCAAGGATTCATCGTCTCCCACAGTGTCTGCCGCGCTACACCTCCCAGCTCGGATGTTCTGATTTCTGAAGTTATCAAAACTAGCCTGAGAAGTGTCCCATGCCTGTAATACCATATGCTTGGGCCATAgcgccagcctgagctacatactgAAAGCtatagatatataataaataagcagCCTGATCTGGCACACCccaggaatcagaaaagaacgcATACTCTGCATAATGTTAGAAGCACACAGCATGCTTACCCTTCACTGTAAACAATCCTATGAAACCCAAAaaggtggggtgggtgaggtagCTCAGCAGGTGGGGCTGTTGACCTTTATCCCCGCTCCCTTGATGTTTTCAAGGTCTCCACCTTGTACTCacaatatagtgtgtgtgtgtgtgtgtgtgtgtgtgtgtgtgtgtgtgtgtgtgtgtgtgtgcgactGTGGATCCTAGTCTCTCTGGACTGTGGGCAGGCCTCCAAGCCCACCTGGCATTTATCTGGGTTTGTGGGCATTTCGCACTCTGACCCTCACACCTGTGTGGCAGGCGTTAACTGCTGACCAATCCCaactctagcttttttttttttttttttggagctggggaccgaacaggccttgcgcttgctaggcaagcgctctatctctgagtaaatccccaaccccccaactctAGCTTTgaacctccccagtgctgggattaaaggggtgcaccgcCATGTTGTATGGTTCTAGGAATAGAACACAGGAGTTTATGTATATTAGCCAAGCCCTCTACTCTATGtctccccggagctggggaccaacccagggccttgcgcttcctaggcaagcgctctaccactgagctaaatccccaacccctctactcTACGCCTTGCAGCCCCTCATGGCACCCTCTTCCTCATGTAACGCTGAACCTCTTAGAGTTTTCATATtgcagaactgtgagaaataatttcgtttttgtttttgtttttttttttgtttttttttttcttttgggaactgaggattgaaccctgggccttgtactgtaggcaagcactctatcactgggGTATATCCTGAGCACGACTTATTTTCCTCATAAATTAACTTGGTGTGTGCTATTCTGTCATAGCACCATACAATAGCGTGATTTCAATCGCATCCAATTCCCACCTCAGCACTGAAACTCTGAGGGCATGTATAtgcccccttcccccatctctcttcttttcttttctttttgagacagggtttctctatt
Coding sequences within it:
- the Rpl7l1 gene encoding 60S ribosomal protein L7-like 1, whose translation is MAEEGERKKIPLVPENLLKKRKAYQALKATQAKQALLAKRERKGKEFRFRRLESFVHDSWRQQRDKVRVRRLEVKPRALEVPDKHSLAFVIRMERIEGVSLLVKSTIRKLGLKKLFSGVFVEVTPQSMRMLRTVEPYVTWGFPNLKSVRELILKRGQAKINNKTVPLTDNTVIEEHLGQFGVICLEDLIHEIAFPGKHFQQISAFLCPFHLSVARHATKNRVGFLKEMGSPGYRGDRINQLIRQLN
- the C4H6orf226 gene encoding uncharacterized protein C6orf226 homolog encodes the protein MDVPGGVCSRSGALSSADPAPASVPLAELLHLVQKGQELPGLEKRHITATHGEPTVSLLPRKSKPWEDAGSAALSRTAALDSRTQPSTIEEPARGSPAAQLHGGPRDS